The Streptomyces sp. HUAS CB01 genome has a segment encoding these proteins:
- a CDS encoding LuxR C-terminal-related transcriptional regulator — MAEDAQLHPSGDPLLAAKFAVPAVPPAFVARQRLLDRLTEGAQGPLTVITGPAGAGKTTLAASWWEADLAPGPVVWLTVESDDNAPGVFWAYVLGAFRYHRVPLPDGVGSPSSADNVDHSLIVRLASALAQLPEPVVLVLDGLEHTGVHDIAAELDFVLSHAGPSLRLVLIGRVDPALPLHRYRAEARVCEIRRSELAFTPRETAQLLRCHGLTPSQESVGALTDRTQGWAAGLRLCALAMQRTEDAEHFAQSFAASQNAVADYLTAEVLAAQPEATQDLLIRTSILSHVHPGLADALTGRDDGERILGRLVRDNAFVEPIGDTSWYRCHPLFAEVLRAHLRSRSPALGAPLHREAARWLDGHDRLTDAIEHAAAADDWPYAAGLLVDRLAAGRLLTGPDSHRLERLFSAMPDGLPGTAPALAAAACALARGDAAAGRKHLAGARPGADAAPESLLTQALLRLLTDPGTGTDPGTGTDPGTGAGTGAGTRGPRASASAEDGDDREPAAADPGPDRGTPDPDREVRTLMDRVDRDRLARHPEIEALRRYGRGRALLAAGHRSEAREAFAAALDAATDEQTWTVRYHCLGALALAEAVDGLLRPAETHARDGLKAAEEHGIPVDRRTARCHLALASVAADRGDLTAAGRYLAAARAQPLVRDVPAAAEAAVLRSRLELARGRAAAALSALDEVPVSADGPAAAGGEAAGRIAVARCSVHLGRGDPAAALAALGEAPPGGPALTVASAAARLAAGDGGQARRLLAGLPGGDRVPPAVRVRAQLLEAQSTAVEGDGAKAAALVAVAVRTARPHGLRAPFTEAGPWLRHLLSRASGLADARAWLTGRPADAEKQAGRGTGTGDGSGSGTGDTADAVPLLVEQLSPRERDVLRCAAEMMSTDEIAAELFLSVNTVKTHLKSVYRKLSVSRRSEAVRRARDAGLL; from the coding sequence ATGGCCGAGGACGCCCAGCTGCACCCCAGCGGCGACCCGCTGCTGGCCGCGAAGTTCGCGGTACCCGCCGTACCGCCTGCCTTCGTGGCCCGGCAGCGACTCCTGGACCGGCTCACCGAGGGCGCCCAGGGCCCTCTCACGGTGATCACGGGTCCCGCAGGCGCGGGCAAGACCACGCTCGCCGCCTCCTGGTGGGAGGCCGACCTGGCGCCCGGACCGGTCGTCTGGCTCACGGTGGAGAGCGACGACAACGCGCCGGGCGTGTTCTGGGCCTATGTGCTCGGTGCCTTCCGTTATCACCGGGTGCCGCTGCCCGACGGCGTGGGCAGCCCGTCGAGCGCCGACAACGTCGACCACTCCCTGATCGTGCGGCTCGCCTCCGCCCTCGCTCAGCTGCCGGAGCCGGTGGTGCTCGTCCTCGACGGGCTGGAACACACGGGCGTCCACGACATCGCCGCCGAGCTGGACTTCGTCCTCTCCCACGCCGGGCCGTCGCTGCGACTGGTCCTCATAGGGCGCGTCGATCCCGCGCTGCCCCTCCACCGCTACCGAGCCGAGGCACGGGTATGCGAGATCCGCCGGTCCGAACTCGCGTTCACCCCGCGGGAGACGGCGCAGCTGCTGCGCTGCCACGGGCTCACCCCCTCCCAGGAGAGCGTCGGGGCCCTCACCGACCGTACCCAGGGGTGGGCCGCCGGGCTCCGGCTGTGCGCCCTCGCGATGCAACGGACCGAGGACGCCGAGCACTTCGCCCAGTCGTTCGCCGCCTCGCAGAACGCCGTCGCCGACTATCTGACGGCCGAGGTGCTGGCGGCCCAGCCGGAGGCGACGCAGGACCTGCTCATCCGGACCAGCATCCTCTCCCACGTCCATCCCGGGCTGGCCGACGCCCTCACCGGACGGGACGACGGCGAGCGCATCCTCGGCAGGCTCGTCCGCGACAACGCGTTCGTCGAGCCGATCGGCGACACCTCCTGGTACCGCTGCCACCCGCTGTTCGCCGAGGTGCTCCGGGCCCATCTGCGCAGCCGCAGCCCCGCGCTCGGCGCGCCGCTGCACCGGGAGGCCGCCCGCTGGCTCGACGGTCACGACAGGCTGACCGACGCGATCGAGCACGCGGCCGCGGCGGACGACTGGCCGTACGCCGCCGGTCTCCTGGTCGACCGGCTCGCCGCCGGGCGCCTCCTCACCGGACCGGACAGCCATCGTCTCGAACGGCTGTTCAGTGCGATGCCGGACGGACTGCCCGGCACGGCGCCCGCCCTCGCCGCAGCCGCCTGTGCCCTGGCCCGCGGCGACGCCGCCGCCGGGCGCAAGCACCTCGCGGGTGCCCGTCCCGGCGCCGACGCCGCGCCCGAGAGTCTGCTCACCCAAGCGCTGCTGCGGCTCCTCACCGACCCCGGCACCGGCACCGACCCTGGCACCGGCACCGACCCTGGCACCGGCGCCGGCACCGGCGCCGGCACCAGGGGCCCCCGGGCATCCGCCTCCGCTGAGGACGGTGACGACCGCGAGCCTGCCGCGGCGGACCCGGGCCCGGACCGCGGGACCCCGGACCCCGACCGCGAGGTGCGGACGCTGATGGACCGGGTCGACCGCGACCGGCTCGCCCGGCACCCCGAGATCGAGGCGCTCCGGAGGTACGGCCGCGGCCGCGCCCTCCTCGCCGCGGGACACCGGTCCGAGGCACGGGAGGCGTTCGCCGCCGCGCTCGACGCCGCCACGGACGAGCAGACCTGGACGGTCCGCTACCACTGCCTCGGGGCGCTGGCCCTCGCCGAGGCCGTCGACGGACTGCTGCGGCCGGCCGAGACCCACGCCCGGGACGGGCTCAAGGCCGCCGAGGAGCACGGCATCCCCGTCGACCGCCGCACGGCACGGTGCCATCTCGCGCTCGCGTCGGTCGCCGCCGACCGGGGGGACCTCACCGCCGCCGGCCGGTACCTCGCGGCCGCCCGGGCCCAGCCGCTGGTCCGCGACGTACCGGCCGCCGCCGAGGCCGCGGTGCTCCGCTCCCGCCTCGAACTCGCCCGCGGACGTGCGGCGGCGGCACTGTCGGCGCTCGACGAGGTGCCCGTTTCCGCCGACGGTCCGGCCGCCGCCGGGGGAGAGGCGGCGGGCCGGATCGCCGTCGCCCGCTGCTCCGTCCACCTCGGACGCGGTGATCCGGCGGCCGCGCTCGCCGCACTGGGCGAGGCGCCACCGGGCGGCCCCGCCCTTACGGTCGCGTCGGCCGCCGCCCGGCTCGCGGCCGGGGACGGCGGACAGGCGCGCCGGCTGCTCGCCGGGCTCCCCGGCGGCGACCGTGTCCCCCCGGCGGTCCGGGTCCGTGCGCAGCTCCTCGAAGCGCAGTCGACGGCCGTCGAGGGGGACGGCGCGAAGGCGGCGGCGCTCGTGGCCGTCGCCGTACGCACCGCGCGGCCGCACGGACTGCGGGCCCCGTTCACCGAGGCCGGCCCGTGGCTGCGGCACCTGCTGTCCCGCGCGTCCGGACTCGCGGACGCCCGGGCCTGGCTGACGGGCCGACCGGCGGACGCCGAGAAACAGGCCGGTCGCGGCACCGGCACCGGCGACGGCAGTGGCTCCGGCACGGGGGACACCGCGGACGCGGTTCCGCTGCTCGTCGAACAGCTCAGCCCCCGGGAGCGCGATGTCCTGCGGTGCGCCGCCGAGATGATGTCGACGGACGAGATCGCCGCCGAGCTCTTCCTCTCCGTCAACACGGTCAAGACGCATCTGAAGAGCGTCTACCGCAAGCTGTCGGTGTCCCGACGCAGTGAGGCCGTGCGCCGTGCCCGGGACGCCGGCCTGCTCTGA
- a CDS encoding cation:proton antiporter domain-containing protein, translating to MGDGYVSGGNALTGVAVAVVTAGYALVSRRIAATVVTAPLFFTACGVLIGPAGLGLFGLEHSAGPVLVLVETALALVLFTDAMSLRGRQLHRGRFLPVRLLAIGLPLTIAAGWLLAWPLLPGLTVWELALIATILAPTDAAVCRTALSSPRVPPLVRSGLNAECGIGDGIVLPVFVLLLAALPGAAEEDHVGIFWRSLVLSAALGVACGVAAALLLRRAGSAGWVSREGNQLMILSTVLASFALARLVDGSGFIAVWAAGIAFAVLMRRDVPAETSPEGARSHGFAGGHEFTENVAALLAAMSFLVFGAVLLGPALEHLDRRTVAYALLSLTVVRMVPVALALAGSGLRLPTVAYVGWFGPRGLASLVLALLVVKEYGAGAALPGRVVAVTVGLSVLAHGVTSVLLSERYGAWYAKASGRDPGLRERVADGEPAG from the coding sequence GTGGGTGATGGGTACGTGAGCGGCGGGAACGCGCTGACCGGGGTGGCCGTGGCGGTGGTCACGGCGGGATACGCGCTGGTGTCGCGGCGCATCGCCGCCACGGTGGTCACCGCCCCCTTGTTCTTCACCGCATGCGGGGTGCTCATCGGGCCCGCGGGGCTCGGCCTCTTCGGCCTCGAGCACAGCGCGGGGCCGGTGCTCGTCCTGGTCGAGACGGCCCTGGCGCTGGTCCTGTTCACCGACGCCATGAGCCTGCGCGGCCGCCAGCTGCACCGGGGCCGCTTCCTCCCCGTGCGGCTGCTGGCCATCGGCCTGCCGCTGACGATCGCGGCCGGCTGGCTGCTCGCCTGGCCGCTGCTGCCCGGGCTGACCGTGTGGGAGCTGGCCCTGATCGCCACGATCCTCGCGCCCACCGACGCGGCGGTGTGCCGGACCGCCCTCTCCTCGCCGCGGGTACCGCCGCTCGTGCGCAGCGGCCTCAACGCCGAGTGCGGCATCGGCGACGGCATCGTGCTCCCCGTCTTCGTCCTGCTGCTCGCCGCCCTGCCCGGCGCCGCCGAGGAGGACCACGTGGGCATCTTCTGGCGCTCGCTGGTGCTCAGCGCGGCACTCGGGGTCGCCTGCGGGGTCGCGGCCGCCCTGCTGCTGAGACGGGCGGGCTCCGCCGGATGGGTGAGCAGGGAGGGGAACCAGCTGATGATCCTGTCGACCGTCCTGGCCTCCTTCGCGCTCGCGCGGCTCGTCGACGGCAGCGGGTTCATCGCCGTCTGGGCGGCGGGGATCGCCTTCGCCGTCCTGATGCGCCGCGACGTACCGGCGGAGACGTCTCCGGAGGGCGCCCGGAGCCATGGGTTCGCCGGGGGCCACGAGTTCACCGAGAACGTGGCGGCGCTGCTCGCGGCGATGAGCTTCCTGGTGTTCGGCGCCGTGCTGCTGGGCCCGGCCCTGGAGCACCTGGACCGGCGGACCGTCGCCTACGCGCTGCTCAGTCTCACCGTGGTGCGGATGGTGCCGGTCGCGCTCGCCCTGGCCGGCAGCGGACTGCGGCTGCCGACCGTGGCGTACGTGGGCTGGTTCGGGCCACGCGGTCTGGCGTCGCTGGTCCTGGCTCTGCTCGTGGTGAAGGAGTACGGCGCCGGGGCGGCCCTGCCCGGCCGGGTCGTGGCCGTCACCGTGGGCCTGAGCGTGCTGGCGCACGGGGTGACGTCCGTCCTGCTGAGCGAGCGGTACGGGGCCTGGTACGCGAAGGCGTCGGGCCGCGACCCGGGGCTGCGGGAACGTGTCGCCGACGGCGAACCGGCCGGCTGA
- a CDS encoding SHOCT domain-containing protein: protein MHDTVYLAYDYPVLGAFWTVMWLFLWVVWLVLLFRVFVDIFRDHEMSGWAKAAWLIFVLLIPFLGVLVYVIVRGKDMGRREIKHAQEQQEAFNAYIRQTAKGTGTGDELARLSELKAKGDLSEEEFQRAKQKLLS, encoded by the coding sequence ATGCACGACACGGTCTATCTCGCTTACGACTATCCGGTTCTGGGCGCGTTCTGGACCGTGATGTGGCTCTTCCTCTGGGTCGTGTGGCTGGTGCTGCTCTTCCGTGTCTTCGTGGACATCTTCCGTGACCACGAGATGAGCGGCTGGGCCAAGGCGGCCTGGCTGATCTTCGTGCTGCTGATCCCGTTCCTCGGCGTGCTGGTCTACGTGATCGTCCGCGGCAAGGACATGGGCAGGCGCGAGATCAAGCACGCGCAGGAGCAGCAGGAAGCGTTCAACGCGTACATCCGGCAGACCGCCAAGGGCACCGGAACGGGGGACGAGCTTGCCCGGCTCTCCGAGCTCAAGGCCAAGGGTGACCTGAGCGAGGAGGAATTCCAGCGAGCCAAGCAAAAGCTCCTGAGTTGA
- a CDS encoding DUF7144 family membrane protein, which translates to MTQPTTGHSKSYFAWAGGLTMFAGVVLIIAGFLDFFRGIMGIANDDVFVATPGYVFRFDLTAWGWLHLIFGIVAVAAGFALFKGALWSRILGIALAGVLLVVNFLSLPYYPLWSLVAIALYIAIIWALCVGRSPEEKI; encoded by the coding sequence ATGACCCAACCGACCACCGGACACTCCAAGAGCTACTTCGCCTGGGCCGGAGGCCTGACGATGTTCGCGGGAGTGGTCCTGATCATCGCCGGATTCCTCGATTTCTTCCGCGGAATCATGGGAATCGCGAACGACGACGTGTTCGTGGCGACGCCCGGCTACGTCTTCCGATTCGACCTCACCGCATGGGGCTGGCTGCATCTGATCTTCGGGATCGTCGCCGTCGCGGCCGGTTTCGCCCTCTTCAAGGGCGCCCTGTGGTCGCGGATCCTCGGCATCGCCCTCGCAGGGGTGCTGCTGGTCGTCAACTTCCTCTCCCTGCCGTACTACCCGCTGTGGTCCCTCGTCGCGATCGCCCTGTATATCGCGATCATCTGGGCCCTGTGTGTCGGACGGTCGCCGGAGGAGAAGATCTGA
- a CDS encoding TetR/AcrR family transcriptional regulator, with amino-acid sequence MPDAHHTTRARQRELTRGALVREGRRLFAAEGYAAVGLAEIVRAAGVTKGALYHHFDGKAALFRAVLEEVQQEVAGRVAAAAGAEDDPWAQLTAGCRAFLTAGTDPQVQRIMLLDGPAVLGWNEWRALDEAASARHLTEALAGLTAAGEIPPQPVEPLTRLLSGAMNEAALWLASSHGPTDLDDTWAALSRMLEALRAEPPAR; translated from the coding sequence ATGCCGGACGCGCACCACACCACACGGGCCAGGCAGCGGGAGCTGACACGCGGGGCACTGGTACGCGAGGGCCGCCGGCTGTTCGCGGCCGAGGGCTACGCGGCCGTGGGCCTCGCGGAGATCGTGCGCGCCGCGGGGGTCACCAAGGGCGCGCTGTACCACCACTTCGACGGCAAGGCGGCGCTGTTCCGCGCCGTCCTGGAAGAGGTGCAGCAGGAGGTCGCCGGCCGGGTGGCGGCGGCGGCAGGCGCCGAGGACGACCCGTGGGCACAGCTGACCGCGGGCTGCCGGGCGTTCCTCACCGCCGGTACGGACCCGCAGGTCCAGCGGATCATGCTGCTCGACGGTCCCGCGGTGCTCGGGTGGAACGAGTGGCGGGCCCTCGACGAGGCGGCGTCCGCACGCCATCTCACCGAGGCGCTCGCCGGCCTCACCGCCGCGGGAGAGATCCCCCCGCAGCCGGTGGAGCCCCTGACCCGCCTGCTGTCCGGGGCAATGAACGAGGCCGCCCTGTGGCTGGCCTCCTCCCACGGCCCGACGGACCTGGACGACACCTGGGCGGCACTGTCACGGATGCTGGAAGCGCTGCGGGCGGAACCGCCGGCCCGGTGA
- a CDS encoding ABC transporter permease — protein sequence MTATPDDCLARNEWICGDYLSSRREILWDATLQHLHLTFVSVALALLLALPLAVASRRWRWTAGPVLGVTTILYTIPSLAMFSLLLPVYGLSASLVVAGLVLYSLTLLVRNILAGLRSVPAETRQAARGMGYGPARQLLAVELPLALPAAMAGLRIATVSAVSLVTIGAIVGFGGLGNLIYSGMNTYFKAQVLTASVLCVLIAVAADLVLLGVQRALTPWTRAAA from the coding sequence GTGACGGCCACCCCCGACGACTGCCTCGCCCGCAACGAGTGGATCTGCGGCGACTACCTCTCCAGCCGCCGCGAGATCCTCTGGGACGCCACGCTCCAGCACCTCCACCTGACGTTCGTCTCCGTGGCCCTGGCGCTCCTCCTCGCCCTGCCCCTGGCCGTCGCGTCCCGGCGGTGGCGCTGGACCGCCGGCCCCGTGCTCGGGGTGACGACGATCCTCTACACGATCCCTTCGCTGGCGATGTTCTCGCTGCTGCTCCCGGTGTACGGGCTGTCCGCCTCACTGGTCGTCGCCGGACTCGTGCTGTACTCCCTCACCCTGCTGGTCCGCAACATCCTCGCGGGTCTCCGCTCCGTACCCGCGGAGACCCGGCAGGCCGCACGCGGCATGGGCTACGGGCCGGCGCGGCAGCTCCTGGCCGTCGAGCTGCCGCTCGCCCTGCCCGCCGCCATGGCCGGGCTGCGGATCGCGACCGTGTCCGCCGTCTCGCTCGTGACCATCGGCGCGATCGTCGGCTTCGGCGGGCTGGGCAACCTCATCTACTCGGGGATGAACACCTATTTCAAGGCCCAGGTGCTGACGGCCTCGGTGCTCTGCGTGCTCATCGCCGTGGCCGCCGACCTCGTGCTGCTGGGCGTCCAGCGGGCGCTCACCCCGTGGACGCGGGCCGCCGCATGA
- a CDS encoding ABC transporter permease: MNTLAQTWDWLTGSANWSGENGVWRRLGQHLYLTSVCLVISCAVALPVALVLGHLGKGGALAVNISNVGRAVPTFAVLVLLLLSPIGTWGDWPTIVALVLFAVPPLLTNAYVGMRGVDRDVVRAARGMGMTGGQTLFRVELPLATPLVLTGVRIAAVQLVATATVAALAGGGGLGRIITAGFNLASTPQVVAGAVLVAALAVVVEGVFVAVERSAPARTRAAAP, from the coding sequence ATGAACACGCTCGCGCAGACCTGGGACTGGCTGACCGGCTCCGCCAACTGGTCCGGCGAGAACGGGGTGTGGCGCCGGCTCGGCCAGCACCTGTACCTGACCTCGGTCTGCCTCGTGATCAGCTGCGCCGTCGCGCTGCCCGTCGCCCTCGTCCTGGGGCACCTCGGCAAGGGCGGCGCGCTCGCCGTCAACATCTCCAACGTCGGCCGTGCCGTGCCCACCTTCGCGGTCCTCGTCCTGCTGCTCCTCAGCCCGATCGGTACGTGGGGCGACTGGCCCACCATCGTCGCGCTGGTCCTGTTCGCCGTGCCGCCGCTGCTGACCAACGCCTACGTCGGCATGCGCGGTGTCGACCGGGACGTCGTCCGCGCCGCGCGGGGGATGGGCATGACGGGCGGCCAGACGCTGTTCCGTGTCGAACTCCCGCTCGCGACACCGCTGGTCCTCACGGGGGTACGGATCGCCGCCGTCCAGCTCGTGGCCACCGCGACCGTCGCGGCGCTGGCGGGCGGCGGCGGGCTGGGCCGCATCATCACGGCGGGCTTCAACCTCGCCTCCACCCCCCAGGTGGTCGCCGGCGCGGTGCTCGTCGCCGCCCTCGCGGTGGTGGTGGAGGGTGTCTTCGTGGCCGTGGAACGGTCCGCCCCGGCACGGACCCGGGCAGCGGCGCCATGA
- a CDS encoding ABC transporter substrate-binding protein has translation MSRLLALLGAALLLAVAACTTGPSLEDRGQVTAPPGDSRHLTIGSAGFTESDLLARMYALLLEHAGYRTKVISVTNREIYEPALESGQIDVVPEYAATFADWLGAKAHGPGATAAGSPDLDATMSALRSLADPRGLKVLDPGRAVDQNAFAVTEEFARAHRLRTLGDLGRSGVPVRLAAGDECVQRPYCAPGLEKTYGIRISGIDPKGVGTTQAKQAVQSGQDQMVLTTTTDATLDDFGLVLLEDDKKLQNADHIVPVVNRARAGGPRVTKALDKLNSVLTTEDLARLNEQVDNWRRLPEDVARQYLRSKGLLPK, from the coding sequence ATGAGCCGGCTCCTCGCCCTGCTCGGCGCGGCCCTGCTCCTGGCGGTCGCCGCCTGCACCACGGGCCCCTCCCTGGAGGACCGAGGGCAGGTGACCGCGCCGCCCGGTGACAGCAGGCATCTGACGATCGGCTCCGCCGGCTTCACCGAGAGCGACCTGCTCGCCCGGATGTACGCGCTGCTGCTCGAGCACGCGGGGTACCGGACGAAGGTCATCTCCGTGACCAACCGGGAGATCTACGAACCCGCCCTGGAGAGCGGCCAGATCGACGTGGTCCCCGAGTACGCCGCCACCTTCGCCGACTGGCTGGGCGCCAAGGCCCACGGCCCCGGCGCCACGGCCGCCGGCTCGCCCGACCTCGACGCCACCATGAGCGCCCTGCGCTCGCTCGCCGACCCGCGCGGGTTGAAGGTCCTCGACCCGGGGCGGGCCGTGGACCAGAACGCCTTCGCCGTCACCGAGGAGTTCGCCCGCGCCCACCGGCTGCGGACCCTCGGCGACCTCGGCCGATCGGGCGTCCCCGTACGCCTCGCCGCCGGTGACGAATGCGTGCAGCGGCCCTACTGCGCGCCCGGGCTGGAGAAGACGTACGGCATCCGCATCAGCGGTATCGACCCCAAGGGCGTCGGCACCACACAGGCCAAGCAGGCCGTCCAGTCGGGCCAGGACCAGATGGTCCTCACCACCACCACGGACGCCACCCTCGACGACTTCGGCCTGGTGCTCCTGGAGGACGACAAGAAGCTCCAGAACGCCGACCACATCGTCCCCGTCGTCAACCGGGCCCGCGCCGGCGGCCCCCGGGTCACGAAGGCACTCGACAAGCTGAACTCGGTCCTGACCACGGAGGACCTGGCCCGTCTCAACGAGCAGGTGGACAACTGGCGCCGGCTGCCCGAGGACGTCGCCCGGCAGTACCTGCGGTCCAAGGGCCTGCTCCCGAAGTGA
- a CDS encoding betaine/proline/choline family ABC transporter ATP-binding protein (Members of the family are the ATP-binding subunit of ABC transporters for substrates such as betaine, L-proline or other amino acids, choline, carnitine, etc. The substrate specificity is best determined from the substrate-binding subunit, rather than this subunit, as it interacts with the permease subunit and not with substrate directly.) — protein MIRFEEVGKVYPDGTTAVDGLSFEVAEGELVTLVGPSGCGKTTTMMMVNRLIEPTSGRILVGDEDISRVDPVRLRRRIGYVIQQVGLFPHRTVLDNTATVPSLLGWKKRRARARAAELLDLVGLDPKTYGDRYPQQLSGGQRQRVGVARALAADPPVLLMDEPFGAVDPVVRERLQNEFLNLQATVRKTVLLVTHDIEEAVRMGDRIAVYGQGRIEQFDTPGAVLGTPATDYVARFVGADRGLKRLSVTTIEEDGLEQPPVARLDEPAGAASARLRAADARWAVVLNAGGDLHGWVSAESLARAADRGTVGELARRMEAWVPLGAPLKQAFSEMLQHDAGWVAVVDGARFAGVLTPAKLHEALRRSVDSEARGVARDQVDFDSVADA, from the coding sequence ATGATCCGGTTCGAGGAGGTCGGCAAGGTCTACCCGGACGGCACGACCGCCGTGGACGGGTTGTCCTTCGAGGTCGCCGAGGGCGAACTGGTCACTCTCGTCGGCCCCTCGGGCTGCGGCAAGACCACCACGATGATGATGGTCAACCGGCTGATCGAACCCACGTCGGGGCGGATCCTGGTGGGGGACGAGGACATCTCCCGGGTGGACCCGGTCCGGCTGCGCCGCCGGATCGGCTACGTCATCCAGCAGGTCGGACTGTTCCCGCACCGGACGGTCCTCGACAACACCGCGACCGTGCCGTCCCTGCTGGGCTGGAAGAAGCGCCGGGCGCGGGCGCGGGCCGCCGAACTCCTCGATCTGGTGGGCCTCGACCCGAAGACCTACGGCGACCGCTATCCCCAACAGCTCTCGGGCGGTCAGCGCCAGCGGGTCGGGGTGGCCCGGGCGCTGGCGGCGGACCCTCCCGTGCTGCTGATGGACGAGCCGTTCGGCGCGGTCGACCCGGTGGTGCGGGAGCGGCTGCAGAACGAATTCCTGAACCTCCAGGCGACGGTCCGCAAGACCGTCCTGCTGGTCACCCACGACATCGAGGAAGCGGTGCGGATGGGCGACCGCATCGCCGTCTACGGGCAGGGCCGCATCGAACAGTTCGACACGCCGGGCGCGGTGCTCGGCACGCCCGCGACCGACTACGTGGCCCGGTTCGTGGGCGCGGACCGGGGGCTGAAGCGCCTCTCGGTGACCACGATCGAGGAGGACGGCCTGGAGCAGCCGCCGGTCGCGCGTCTGGACGAGCCCGCCGGCGCCGCGTCGGCCCGGCTGCGGGCGGCGGACGCGCGCTGGGCCGTCGTGCTCAACGCCGGGGGCGATCTGCACGGCTGGGTGTCGGCCGAGTCGCTGGCGCGCGCCGCGGACCGGGGCACGGTCGGCGAGCTGGCCCGCCGGATGGAGGCGTGGGTCCCGCTCGGGGCGCCGCTGAAGCAGGCGTTCAGCGAGATGCTGCAGCACGACGCCGGATGGGTGGCCGTGGTGGACGGGGCCCGGTTCGCGGGCGTGCTGACACCGGCCAAACTCCACGAGGCACTGCGCCGTTCGGTGGACTCCGAGGCCCGGGGCGTGGCCAGGGACCAGGTGGACTTCGACTCGGTGGCGGACGCCTGA
- a CDS encoding glycoside hydrolase family 5 protein — protein MRPAPFSLRALRTTAAAALVLLLGLGAAPAAPAAPAPAPAASTPVDANGQLTVCGTKLCNRHGKPIQLRGMSTHGLQWYGQCVTSGSLNALAGDWRADVLRVSMYIQEGGYETDPRRFTDLVHSAIEQATARGLYVIVDWHMLSPGDPHHNLARARTFFTEIAQRHQGRNNLLYEIANEPSGVSWARVKDYAEQLIPVIRRHDPETPVLVGTRAWSSFGVSEGADETEVVRNPVNASNIMYTFHFYAASHREEYLDTLARAAARLPVFVTEFGTQNYAGEEANDFAMSQRYLDLMASRKISWVNWNFSDDHRSGAVLRPGTCAANGPWTGTGPLKPAGVWIRERVRTPDDFPAG, from the coding sequence ATGAGACCCGCACCCTTCTCGTTACGCGCCCTGCGCACCACGGCCGCCGCGGCCCTCGTCCTGCTCCTCGGCCTCGGAGCGGCCCCCGCCGCACCGGCCGCACCCGCCCCCGCACCGGCCGCGAGCACGCCCGTCGACGCCAACGGACAGCTCACGGTCTGCGGGACCAAGCTCTGCAACCGGCACGGAAAGCCGATCCAGCTCCGCGGCATGTCCACCCACGGACTGCAGTGGTACGGCCAGTGCGTGACGTCCGGTTCGCTGAACGCCCTCGCCGGCGACTGGCGGGCCGACGTCCTGCGCGTCTCCATGTACATCCAGGAGGGCGGCTACGAGACCGACCCGCGCAGGTTCACCGACCTGGTCCACTCGGCCATCGAGCAGGCCACGGCCCGCGGCCTGTACGTGATCGTCGACTGGCACATGCTCAGTCCGGGCGACCCCCACCACAACCTCGCCCGCGCCCGCACGTTCTTCACCGAGATCGCCCAGCGCCACCAGGGCAGGAACAACCTGCTGTACGAGATCGCCAACGAGCCCAGCGGCGTCTCCTGGGCCCGCGTCAAGGACTACGCCGAACAGCTCATCCCGGTCATCCGCCGCCACGACCCCGAGACCCCGGTGCTCGTCGGCACCCGCGCCTGGTCCTCGTTCGGCGTCTCCGAGGGCGCGGACGAGACCGAGGTGGTCCGCAACCCCGTGAACGCCTCGAACATCATGTACACCTTCCACTTCTACGCCGCCTCGCACCGGGAGGAGTACCTGGACACCCTCGCCCGCGCCGCCGCCCGGCTGCCCGTGTTCGTCACGGAGTTCGGCACCCAGAACTACGCGGGCGAGGAAGCGAACGACTTCGCCATGTCCCAGCGCTACCTCGACCTCATGGCGAGCCGGAAGATCAGCTGGGTGAACTGGAACTTCTCCGACGACCATCGCAGCGGCGCCGTCCTCAGACCCGGCACCTGCGCCGCCAACGGCCCCTGGACCGGGACCGGCCCCCTGAAGCCCGCCGGGGTCTGGATCCGCGAGCGGGTCAGGACCCCGGACGACTTCCCGGCCGGCTGA